One genomic segment of Hugenholtzia roseola DSM 9546 includes these proteins:
- a CDS encoding DUF819 family protein → MVASAFHPALAPVGALLAVLGYALGTYRALICAQMMQGIVK, encoded by the coding sequence GTGGTTGCCTCGGCTTTTCACCCTGCTCTTGCTCCTGTGGGCGCACTTTTGGCGGTCTTGGGGTACGCTTTGGGTACGTATAGGGCTTTGATTTGCGCTCAAATGATGCAGGGCATTGTGAAATAG
- a CDS encoding DUF262 domain-containing protein, which translates to MDLITVQAFFQQGMFNVPNYQRGYAWQAQQVKEFLEDLQEAAEDDKVKEHYTGTITLIEKGSREIFPKTFKLFDVVDGQQRFTTFTIFVQAIYNRFNALKVDKDVLEDILKNIIYQNNPILTLNSDSDDFYKKYIINNTVSNLPNKYENKSQENLAEAKKQISRFLESHKDITKLQKFYSCLMTKFKVNFYTLAKDSDVGVVFETMNNRGLPLTQIDKVKNYLIFLSARLQDENLSYYINNTFGNIFKEMMRIKATPTTENDILRYSYIIYKGVNDSDIHAQIKSDLNIKDNCTKNDVKNYVDFLFNVTSFYSKIIRKEFHSEEVKNIVSKITWLGNDTNFIPLLISLFSRYKEIELLEILRILEVFSFRVYKIGNRKGQAAQTIFHKLAFQIYSQKAELKTIKELLCNNEYATTQNFRLALQSINFANDQQSDEIAYFFFEYECYLHKYKNSDFFPFSFTDFCNDFKTKKLSVEHIEPQNPLNREPSKNLHKLGNLTITYDNSVLSNKEFNIKKEIYKKSKLIIEHDLIQYKNWDDNQINIRNKELIDFAVNRWKF; encoded by the coding sequence ATGGATTTAATAACAGTACAGGCATTTTTTCAACAAGGAATGTTTAATGTTCCTAACTATCAGCGTGGTTATGCTTGGCAGGCACAACAAGTTAAAGAGTTTTTGGAAGATTTGCAAGAAGCGGCAGAAGACGACAAGGTTAAGGAACACTACACTGGGACAATTACCTTGATTGAAAAAGGGAGTAGAGAGATTTTTCCAAAAACATTTAAACTATTTGATGTAGTTGATGGACAGCAAAGATTTACAACATTTACTATTTTTGTTCAAGCCATCTATAATAGATTTAACGCATTAAAAGTAGATAAAGACGTTTTAGAAGATATACTAAAAAATATTATATATCAGAATAATCCTATACTAACTTTGAATAGTGATAGTGATGATTTTTATAAAAAATACATAATTAATAACACTGTTTCTAATTTACCAAATAAGTATGAAAATAAATCTCAAGAAAATCTTGCCGAAGCTAAAAAGCAAATTAGTCGTTTTTTAGAAAGTCATAAAGATATAACAAAATTGCAAAAATTCTATAGTTGTTTGATGACAAAATTTAAAGTTAATTTTTATACTTTAGCAAAAGATTCTGATGTAGGAGTGGTTTTTGAAACTATGAATAATAGAGGACTACCTTTAACTCAAATAGATAAAGTTAAAAACTATCTTATATTTCTTTCAGCAAGATTACAAGATGAAAATTTATCATATTATATAAATAATACATTTGGAAATATATTTAAAGAAATGATGCGAATTAAAGCTACTCCAACAACAGAAAATGATATACTACGATATTCTTATATTATATATAAAGGTGTTAATGATTCAGATATTCATGCACAAATTAAATCAGATTTAAATATAAAAGACAACTGTACTAAGAATGATGTAAAAAATTACGTAGATTTTTTATTTAATGTTACATCTTTTTATTCTAAAATAATAAGAAAGGAATTTCATAGTGAAGAAGTTAAAAATATTGTAAGCAAAATTACATGGCTTGGAAATGATACAAATTTTATTCCTTTATTAATTTCTTTATTTAGTAGATATAAAGAAATAGAATTATTGGAAATATTGCGTATATTAGAAGTTTTTTCTTTTAGAGTTTACAAAATAGGAAATAGAAAAGGGCAAGCCGCCCAGACAATTTTTCATAAATTAGCCTTTCAAATCTACTCTCAAAAGGCTGAGTTAAAAACCATAAAGGAACTGCTATGTAATAATGAATATGCCACAACTCAAAATTTTAGGCTGGCATTACAAAGTATCAATTTTGCTAATGACCAACAAAGTGATGAAATAGCATATTTCTTTTTTGAGTATGAATGTTACTTACATAAATATAAAAACTCTGACTTTTTTCCTTTTAGTTTTACTGATTTTTGTAATGATTTTAAGACTAAAAAATTAAGTGTTGAACACATAGAACCACAAAATCCACTCAATCGAGAACCTTCCAAAAATTTACATAAGTTGGGCAATCTCACCATTACCTATGATAATTCTGTGCTTTCAAATAAAGAATTTAACATAAAAAAAGAAATTTACAAAAAATCAAAACTTATTATTGAACACGACCTTATACAATATAAAAATTGGGATGACAATCAAATAAATATAAGAAATAAAGAGTTGATAGATTTTGCTGTAAATCGCTGGAAATTTTGA
- the hutU gene encoding urocanate hydratase: protein MGATPKGNLLNTKGWQQEAALRMLYNNLDPEVAEKPEDLIVYGGIGKAARNWEAFDLIVKALKDLEDDETLLIQSGKPVAILPTHKNAPRVLISNSMLVPRWANWDTFHELDKKGLIMYGQMTAGSWIYIGSQGIVQGTYETFAAVAQQHFGGSLKNTLSVTAGLGGMGGAQPLAVTMNGGVCLAAEMEEWRIDKRLETRYLDQKIHDIDAAIDAALAAKANGEALSIGVVCNIVDLLQRLLDRNLTPDVLTDQTSAHDPLNGYFPENISVEQAAVLRNENPQQYVKLSLDTMARHVLQMVELQKRGAVVFDYGNNLRGQAHDQRHIDNAFAFPGFVPAYIRPLFCEGKGPFRFAALSGDPQDIYECDKVLLELFPEDESLHRWIKMAQERIAFQGLPARICWLRMGERQKAALALNKLVKKGIVKAPIVIGRDHLDTGSVASPNRETEAMKDGSDAIADWAVLNALINTAGGATWVSLHHGGGVGMGYSIHAGMVILADGTKEAKKRLKRVLHNDPAMGVIRHADAGYEIAQNYAERFDLDLKNRLE, encoded by the coding sequence ATGGGTGCGACCCCAAAAGGCAATCTGCTCAATACCAAAGGTTGGCAGCAGGAGGCTGCCCTGCGCATGCTTTACAATAACTTAGACCCCGAAGTTGCCGAAAAACCCGAAGACCTTATCGTTTATGGCGGCATTGGAAAGGCGGCACGCAACTGGGAGGCTTTTGATTTGATAGTCAAGGCACTCAAAGATTTAGAAGATGACGAAACTTTATTGATACAGTCGGGCAAGCCTGTTGCGATTTTGCCTACTCATAAAAACGCGCCGCGTGTCTTGATTTCTAATTCTATGCTCGTGCCAAGATGGGCAAATTGGGACACTTTTCACGAATTAGATAAAAAAGGGCTGATTATGTATGGTCAGATGACGGCAGGCTCGTGGATTTATATTGGTTCGCAGGGAATTGTGCAAGGCACGTATGAAACCTTTGCTGCCGTTGCGCAGCAGCATTTTGGCGGCAGCCTTAAAAATACACTAAGCGTTACGGCAGGTTTAGGAGGTATGGGCGGAGCGCAACCCTTAGCCGTTACGATGAATGGCGGCGTATGTTTGGCAGCCGAAATGGAAGAGTGGCGCATCGATAAACGCCTTGAAACGCGCTATTTAGACCAAAAAATACACGACATAGATGCTGCCATTGATGCTGCCTTAGCTGCAAAAGCCAACGGCGAAGCCCTTTCTATTGGGGTAGTTTGCAATATTGTGGATTTGCTACAGCGTCTTTTAGATAGAAATCTCACCCCCGATGTGCTTACCGACCAGACTTCCGCTCACGACCCACTGAATGGCTATTTTCCCGAAAATATCAGTGTAGAGCAGGCAGCAGTTTTGCGAAATGAAAATCCGCAGCAATATGTCAAACTCTCTTTGGATACAATGGCGCGTCACGTCTTGCAGATGGTAGAATTGCAAAAAAGGGGAGCTGTGGTCTTCGACTATGGCAACAACCTACGCGGACAAGCGCACGACCAACGCCACATCGACAATGCCTTTGCTTTCCCCGGCTTTGTGCCTGCCTACATTCGCCCCCTCTTTTGTGAGGGCAAGGGTCCTTTCCGCTTTGCAGCCCTTTCAGGCGACCCACAGGATATCTACGAATGTGATAAAGTGCTATTAGAACTTTTCCCCGAAGATGAGTCTTTGCACCGTTGGATAAAAATGGCACAGGAGCGCATTGCCTTTCAGGGGCTTCCTGCGCGTATCTGTTGGCTGCGCATGGGGGAGCGTCAGAAGGCGGCTTTGGCTTTGAACAAGCTCGTGAAAAAGGGAATTGTGAAAGCCCCGATTGTCATTGGGCGCGACCACCTCGATACAGGCTCGGTAGCTTCACCTAACCGCGAAACCGAAGCCATGAAGGACGGCTCTGATGCGATTGCAGACTGGGCAGTGCTAAATGCCCTTATCAATACCGCAGGCGGCGCAACTTGGGTTTCTTTGCATCATGGCGGCGGAGTCGGTATGGGTTACTCGATTCATGCAGGCATGGTCATTTTGGCAGATGGCACAAAGGAAGCCAAAAAACGCCTTAAAAGAGTGTTGCACAACGACCCTGCTATGGGCGTTATCCGCCATGCAGATGCTGGTTATGAAATTGCGCAAAACTATGCTGAAAGGTTTGATTTAGATTTAAAAAATAGATTAGAATAA
- a CDS encoding PspC domain-containing protein codes for MDATPYEIQIGGITFYIEPRDYETLKNYLFSLQQAFQKIEGSQGGDLDNILEDLENRIAEIFLLRLNPPKYTIDAQDIELMILQVGTPREIALSEGIDLDALYFERQRQWKGKQAINSQQAYSKPMRQNTKFYLDRSHKKLGGVASGLAHYLGIDPLWTRLAFVGGLFMTGGFALLAYLVAWMAAPSSADLGDFNVKRLRRSATDSKIAGVASGLAKYLGIDETLVRALFLGGLLVKGATLPVYLLLWLLMPKVSNLTEQAALEQEPLLRPENKPSKAQLWFAKTFKK; via the coding sequence ATGGACGCTACGCCCTACGAAATTCAAATTGGTGGCATCACTTTTTACATAGAGCCACGCGATTACGAAACGCTCAAAAACTATCTTTTTAGCCTACAACAAGCCTTCCAAAAAATCGAAGGCTCGCAAGGCGGAGATTTGGATAATATTCTGGAAGATTTGGAAAACCGTATCGCCGAAATTTTCCTTTTGCGCCTCAATCCGCCCAAATACACCATCGATGCGCAGGATATAGAATTGATGATTTTGCAGGTAGGCACGCCGCGCGAAATTGCCCTATCAGAAGGCATAGATTTAGACGCGCTCTATTTTGAAAGACAACGTCAATGGAAAGGCAAACAAGCGATAAACAGTCAGCAGGCATATTCAAAGCCTATGCGACAAAATACCAAATTTTATTTAGACCGAAGCCATAAAAAGTTGGGCGGCGTAGCCTCTGGTCTGGCGCACTATTTGGGAATAGACCCGCTCTGGACGCGCCTCGCCTTTGTGGGAGGGCTATTTATGACAGGGGGCTTCGCACTATTGGCGTATTTGGTAGCTTGGATGGCTGCGCCTTCCTCTGCCGATTTGGGCGATTTCAATGTCAAGCGATTGCGCCGCAGTGCCACAGATAGCAAAATTGCAGGAGTAGCTTCGGGCTTGGCAAAATATTTAGGGATAGATGAAACCTTAGTACGTGCGCTTTTCTTAGGGGGGCTTTTGGTGAAAGGTGCGACGCTGCCTGTTTATCTTTTACTTTGGCTTTTGATGCCCAAAGTGAGCAACCTGACCGAACAAGCTGCCTTAGAGCAGGAGCCGCTTTTAAGACCCGAAAACAAGCCTTCGAAGGCGCAACTGTGGTTTGCCAAAACTTTTAAAAAGTAA
- a CDS encoding PadR family transcriptional regulator, translating into MNTTEPTNLNTNLNTLENAQVQMRKGILELCVLSILARQETYAGDMLVELKAATLIVVEGTLYPLLNRLQKAGLLTYAWREAVGAPPRKYYQITPQGRAVYLGLLQSWTQLQNATAQILTPQTASEPSTERAAKFAS; encoded by the coding sequence ATGAACACAACCGAACCGACGAACCTAAACACCAATCTAAACACCTTAGAAAATGCGCAAGTGCAGATGCGCAAAGGCATTTTAGAACTGTGTGTCTTATCAATCTTGGCGCGACAGGAAACTTATGCAGGTGATATGCTCGTAGAATTGAAGGCAGCGACGCTAATTGTGGTGGAAGGCACGCTTTATCCATTGCTCAATCGGCTGCAAAAGGCAGGCTTGCTCACATACGCTTGGCGCGAAGCCGTAGGCGCACCGCCGCGCAAATATTACCAAATTACGCCGCAGGGCAGAGCCGTATATCTGGGGTTGCTGCAAAGTTGGACACAACTTCAAAATGCTACCGCTCAAATTCTGACCCCTCAAACGGCAAGCGAACCAAGCACTGAAAGAGCGGCTAAGTTTGCATCTTAA